The segment ACATCGTATGGAATAACTATGTAGAAATAGCTAAATTTGAAGGTTTGCATTTCGATGAAAACTACCGGcgattattacaacaaaaagaGAAACTAAAGTCTTAATATAGagtatttactataaaaaacaagtttgtGGAAAACCATTTAATATATGTAGTCTGCACAATCGGAATGGTTTGAAATCGCGATATGTTCAGCTCCAACAAGATTcccaagattttatataaaaataaaacaaatgtgtatttcaaatttatcagaagatctctttttatttaaaccaaaatattaCCTCGTAGAAGTAGATGGTTTTGTAAATGTAATTGCACGTAGTGCTTGTGTCGTAGGCAAATCAAAAGTGATTTATAATGTCAAACGAAACAAGCATAATTttggtggcaaacaatatttaagcaCCGTTAGCGGTTAATCGTTAGAATCTTCCAACAAAGTTGCAAAAAAAGACAAGCTTTATAGGATTCTAACGTTGTTATGAATAGTATTTCAAAATGtagttaaatcaattttaaattaaacacgatattttcattcttaataaaaaaacaattgtccCAATTTTCAGGTCTTGAGCATAAAAATCACCTGAAATACTAGAACTACTTCAATCTTGGCACAAACCAGAAAGGTTTAGTTAGATAGTTTGAAAGGAgaaagtacatatatacatcaaatccaaagaaatacaactaggcctctatcgggcctattgtgcgctccttaaccagtgccaaccacctccggtctaccagactacaACATTAACCACTAAACTACCGGAGGCCAACCAGAAATGTTTACAACGACAAATTTACAGATATTTTAACTcgtgttgttttattttcttttgcaatttaATAGAATTGTATTCTCTAACTGGATActtgatttgtttttgaaaatccttGATTATTGGAAAAATACATGTTCTTCcaaaattgtttatacatttttttaaatccgCAATGATTACAAATGGCTCAATAGTTTCAAATTAGAATTATCACTTGGTCATGAAAATGATTTCTATAAGATAAATATCACACTTCATGAAATAGACCACAACTCTTCGATCTTGGCTTGAAAcgcttttaacttttttagatTATTGGCACAAACCAGAAAGGTTTGCAATGTCAAATTCACACTTGCTCACAATCAAGACAATGCAAGGATTCTCACATGGATCGATGGCAAAATATTTTACCCCAAATTATGACATAAATCAATTTCTAATTTGAAAGCCTTGGGAATTATTGGCATACGGCCGCATTTCGGAACAATTACTTAATAACATTAAGGGGATCTTCTTAGCTTGTTTCTATTAACACTATTGATGTATTTATTTGCCGAAATCTCAAAACTtatgaaagtattttaaaagtCATGACCcctaattatttaattataaatttaacgaATTTCTTTTCAACAACTAATAAAACTTACCTTAACAATGCAATTAAAGCTTCTTTCTGTTCCGATGAAATATCATTCTTATAGCGTTGAACAAATGTCAATAAACTTTGATGCCATAAAACGGGCATTTCACGTTTATCATtttcaaatctaaaaaaaaaaaatatttaattttcagaaCAGAAAGGAATGTCCTTTAAACCTAccttaaaaagtgaaaaaccgCAGCATCAACTACACGATATGGCAAAGCATAACGTTTATCGAGGAAGTAacgtataaaaatagaattagcACCAGTATAACCCATTTCACAGATTTTCAAAAGACAAGCGGAAGAGTGTAAAACTGGTATAGAATTACGAGCAATAACACTGCCAAAAATAATAGCTTCACGTAGAGTACAATCACCAGCTTCGAGCAAAGGTAAAATAATACCCTTCATAAAGGCAGCCGGCTTAAAGAGAGccctttttaaagcattatacaAATGCATATTTAGCTTTTTATATTCAGCCAAATCATCACGTATGCGAGGTAataaaactagattatagaagcGTTGAGCCATAGCTTGCGATAAGACGGAGGAAAAAATTCtgaaagaaaattcttttaGCAACAAGATTAGCGTTATAATAATTAGCATTACCTTGCACCCTGGAACATAGCAGCAGCACTCCAATTGTGTGGTTCTGTTATGAATAAAATCTGTTCCCAATTACGCAATTTGGGTATAATCTTAAAAGCCTTTGGAACTTTACCACTACGATAACGTTTCATGACATCTCTAACACCCTCATACATTTCCTTTACACGTGGATCAAGTTCTTCGAGTTTCAATGAACCTTCATCGGaaagttttgtttgtatatCAGCTTGCTTTTCTTGTATTTTACTCATAATCATTTCAGCCAATTTGAGGGTACGCTTGCCACCATCTGGATTTTGAAAACGTTCAAACGCTTTGGCATCTTCTTCGCCGATTTCCAAATCATCCATGAAATCCTGTTCATTGACATTAACATTTTCATCTTCCTCATTAATGTCACCTAGTTAATGATAGGGgtaaacataataaatacaatgaatttaataacaaaacataGTCAATATGCAAAATTGCTCGATTATTGCAACTTACCCAaatcaaaattaactttttttcttggtGCTAAACTGGGAAAATTGTCATCATTCAGTTCCAACTGTTGTTGCTTGGCTGCCTCTAagatttttttacttgttttactaTCCAAAacctaataaacattttaaaattagtcaATTCTTAATTTTcaccaaatttttttaagactCACCGATGATTCCTCTGCTCGaatgtgtattttatttctgttcttTTGTTTTGCCACTTTGCCTTCTGTTAATTGTTTCTCTAAGGACACATTTTTTGCCGGTGctaaattggatttttttggtttacccatatttaattaatatattatatattatattttctggtcaaaataaaattatttcgttTTTCTAAAACCCACgtgttgttgttttgatttgtatattttgacACTTAAATGTAAAACACGTAGCTTTTGTATATATCTTAAATAACAACTTTTTCAGAGTTGTTTTAAATAGTACAAATGTacgttaattttaaaaattctttaatttaaatacaagtaATATAATTATAGTCAGTCtgaacatataataccctacaccagtcatcAATATTATATGGGTTCCTACTTcgatatagaaatatttttataaaataggaaatatcaatatttaatgtaaACGAAATAAGCTAATGGCGTTATTTAGAACTGTTATaatatttcaacatttataaaattaatcctcaaaaataattttaaacttaaccattatttattaacaataaattaatgagaatataaatttttctagatTTGGATTCCGAAGATATCTTAGGCCTccaaaaaactgattttaataaACCGAAGTAAAAtcataagaaaattattgaatttttgtcctttaaattatataattcttttcaatttttccaTTATAATAATTTGGAGCATCTTATTTCGTTCTTTTATATTACTAaacttttgaatataaaataaaacaatgccAACATAGATGTGACCACTATTCTGATTATTAGAAATCACGTAAAAGTTACCGCCCTAACCTtaacttttttccatttaaaagcagaaaaatttaatttttcttaccacataagaaaattaattaaaaataacaaatatatatcaaaatcactcaaatatttttataaatttattttttcaattaatccAATCGAAACAATATAATTGCTTCGAAATATAAGCGTTTTTCTGAGATGCGACTCTGTGTAATGTAACCACGCCACAACTGTCAAAAAACGACAATTGTGTAAAAACGCCCTATCGCCATCTCTCATCTGTCTCTTTTGACATCTTGCCTACTCCTTTTAGTTTGGTGTTCCTCCAAATCAGACATTAAAAATGAaggtgtgtaattttttttgaaaaatatgtgaaaattcgtgttaaaactctaaaataaatgtgtaaaaacCTTATGAGTATGCTTAattcttgaaatttaaaaaaattgtgcgTAATTTTCGCGTGATTGATGAAATTAAGCTCGATTATAATTTGTTGTACGCTAACCTCTACTCATATATATTGTGTTCTAGCGATTAGCAATCGAATCAATGAGTTGTTGTGAAAACAGTATTATTTATATGGTGATGTTTTATTCCAATTACAGCTTAACATTTCATATCCCGTAACGGGATGCCAAAAACTTTTCGAAGTTGTTGACGAACACAAATTGCGTGTGTTCTATGAAAAACGTATGGGCCAAGTTGTCGAAGCCGACATCCTCGGTGACCAATGGAAAGGTTATATGCTTCGTATTGCCGGAGGTAACGACAAACAAGGTTTCCCCATGAAACAAGGTGTCTTGACTCATGGTAAGTATcttaaacaattaattgttttttagagATTCCTTTGGaactgatttatttttaaatgtttgtattgtTTAGGTCGTGTACGTTTGTTGTTGAAGAAGGGACACTCTTGCTACCGTCCTCGCCGTACTGGTGAACGTAAGAGGAAATCAGTCCGTGGCTGCATTGTTGATGCCAACATGTCCGTTTTGGCTTTGGTTGTTGTCAAGAAGGGTGAACAAGAAGTTGAAGGTCTTACCGACGTCACTGTTCCCCGTCGTTTGGGTCCCAAGAGAGCCAGCAAGATCCGCAAGTTGTACAACTTGACCAAGGAAGACGATGTTCGTCGCTTCGTTGTACGTCGCCCTCTCCCCGCCAAGGATGGCAAGAAGGCCACCTCCAAGGCTCCCAAGATCCAACGTCTCGTCACCCCCGTTGTCTTGCAACGTAAACGCAGACGTGTTGCCCTCAAGAAGAAACGTCAAGTAGCCTCCAAGGAAGCTGCTGCTGATTACGCTAAATTGTTGGCTCAACGCAAGAAGGAAAACAAAGCCAAGCGCGAAGAGGCCAAGAGACGTCGTTCCGCATCCATGCGCGAATCAAAGAGCTCCATCTCTAGcgacaaaaagtaaataaaaacaacatcaagatttaaacatattgtttatttttaaaaatagggAGGCATTTTTAGATGGTTTcgtgaattaaataaaacacgaaaagtaaacagaaaataaaaaaatattgttttttatttaaaaaaaaaaatctatttgtattttttatattatggaATCTTATAGAAAGTTTTGGAAGGATTATAGATAGTTTCCCATatagcatttatttattttttttacttaaattatacATCCCTGTGATTCATTACAATGAAAAATCAAATACGTTATCAGCTTTATGCTAAATAACAGTTGAATGAGAGATATTTTGCCGGTTAAAGTAACGATAAAAATTAACCTGAAATTGAGATAGTATTGTtaatctattacaaattgaacaaaattattcaaacttttcattttgtaatagatttagttaacgttttgttttataattcaaatgCATTGAAACGTTAAAATTGCATatcctacatcactttagttgTAGTTTTATGATGGTGCTTGTATTTGTAACTTGCAAACATGTTTATTTACACACATTAAAATATACCAAACGGTATTAAAATCTTAGGCCCATTATACAACTTGACAATAACTAATGGTAGGATTTTATAATGCAGATAACTCTTTTCTAATTATTATGATTGAACTTAATTAAGTATAGCTTTAATactttcttagatatacgaatttttttaattcatgatggggcttcaagctccccagattagAGTCCGCCCTTTTTCCACCAAAATGGTCAGATTAATATTAAAGGAATTTATGCAatatttgatgaatctagttatattatgtttttatataaacaatattttgtattttattcataagcGGACATTAAAAGTCAGCTTGTTATACTCTATGGGGGCTCCAAACCCCCTCCCCCCAGATGAAATTCCgatctttttgcttaaaaatggtTCGAtgtatattaaagttcttcgtgcaaaattttatgtatttagctctattagtttcccagataaatgaaTGGGAGTTGCCGCCCCCTTAtgagtagtccgccaatttattacgaAGTGTTTACAAAGAtaaatagtttcccagataaatgaaTGGGAGTTGCCgccccctcatgggtagtccgctaATTTATTACAAAGTGTTTACAAAGATGTTGAAGTTattcttgcaaaatttttaaattctaactgtaatagtttctaagataaacggCGCCACGCCCCTAATGCTAGACCGCCCACTTTTTGTCCTAAATAATCTAATTGACACTTAAGTGGCTACGACCCCTCTCCCCCAGATAAAAGTCCGatctttttccttaaaaaatgttcagatgtatattaaagttcttcgtgcaaaattttatgtatttagctctattagtttcccagattaATGAATGGGAGGTGCGCCCCCttatgggtagtccgccaatttattacgaAGTGTTTACAAAGATGTTGAAGTTATTCTTGCataattttaagattcttactgtaatagtttctaagataaacggAGCCGCGCCCCTAATGCTAGACCGCCCACTTTTTGTCCTAAATAATctaattgacactaaagtggctccgacattTTGAGGGCTTTTactgttatattatttcaaatatacggattttatattttcttaaaacttcaaaataaaaagttgcctattacctattcctgACCTATATATAAGGTAGATAGATGGATATGGGGAATTTTATGTCAAGTGACAGTGAGCAAAATAAATATCTAATTAAATTTCGCTAGGACCAATGGATGAAAAGTAACTGATTTGTATATAACCCTGTTTGACCAAAATAACCAGCCAAGAGCTGCCGGACAAGATTCGAACTTCATTCCAGATCGATTTATTGAGTTGAGTCACTTAACACGATTTGcccatatttaaaaactttgaagAATGGAATACAGCACCTAGTGCATTCTTTTGCGCATTTTATTAATGATTCAAATTAGAAGAAAATATACTTCAATAAATAATTGtatgtaataattataatatttttattatattaggtacttaaaattattttttattttcgttataTGTAAAACACCTTTAACTTTAACACACAAACTGCATACATATGCGTAGGTTATTATAATTTATCCAAAGCCAGGCTTCAATTCTATTACAAAACattagacatttttttatatttaataatgttaatatatttaaatattttgcatatgtGAAGGACTTGAATTTTCCATAGAATTTGTAATAACTGTTGTCTGCTCTGGTACATTGACATTTACTTCAGCTGATACAAGTTCTTCGGTATCGTCGTCATTAACATCATCTTCCACAGGCAGACCAGCTGCTCTCATTTGATCTGCATAgcgttgaattttattttcttgatcTGTTAGTAATTCTAACAGATCTTCTTGATCTTTTTGTAGTTTATGATGATTTTCATTCGCTAAATTGGCCGCTTCAATGGCCTCATGTAAACGTTTTCGCATAGTATCAAGTTCTTGATTTAGTCGTAAATTTTCGGTATAATAAAGATTTGTTTGAAACTGGGCAGCATTAAGAGCCTCTAAAGTAGCTTGATTTGAGGCCGAAGGTTGGTTAGTATgggtattattttcattattgggTGTAGAAGAGTTAGTGGAGGAATCATTACTTTTTAAAGCAGACAATTGAGCTTTTAACAGGGTATTTTGATCGGTTAATTGATGATTTTGAGTTTGCAGttcgtttagttttagttcttgttcagcaCTTTTTAACTCTAGTTTTTTTACCGTATCCTGTAGAGATGTAATTTGTGTATCCAGTCCTCTTATTATACCTTTGTATTGAGCTACTAAAGCCGAGGCCTCAGAACTCAATGTAAGTTCTGTTAGCTCTACGCCATTGACATCAAAGCCTGTCACAAGTTTGACTACTAGAGCTTCAAGACCTTTAAAAAGTTTGCAGTACTCATAATCCAATAAGAGTTCATTGGCAGATTTAGCTCTAATTTGTGGTTGTTTACAGGCTCTGCTATAGGCTTCATGACGTGAAACTTCATTTagtttattgcaaaaattttcttgCCCTATTCTTTTTATTATCAATTGGCAAATTTCATCCCTCTTCTGACCAGCTAGACTATTGTCATTGAATTGTATGCAAAGGCCCATAAGAAAAGCACACAAACCCTGTACCAAATATTCATTTTCATCATGTTCATTGCCACTTATCTGAGCGGTTAAATAAGCCATAGTACCCTGAGATTGCAACAAAGTCTTAACTGCAGTTGGACAATGAGCCAACCACATGCTTAACAACATTAAAAGACCCACTTTACTTTGCAATTTGTACGATTCTTGTTGTAAGAGATTTGTACATTGTTCTAGTAAAGTTATGGGTTTATGGCCACCAGGAGTAGCCAGCAGCACTCGCAGCAATTCCTCCTTTTGGGCAGTATTATCTACCAGAG is part of the Lucilia cuprina isolate Lc7/37 chromosome 3, ASM2204524v1, whole genome shotgun sequence genome and harbors:
- the LOC111686576 gene encoding bystin, encoding MGKPKKSNLAPAKNVSLEKQLTEGKVAKQKNRNKIHIRAEESSVLDSKTSKKILEAAKQQQLELNDDNFPSLAPRKKVNFDLGDINEEDENVNVNEQDFMDDLEIGEEDAKAFERFQNPDGGKRTLKLAEMIMSKIQEKQADIQTKLSDEGSLKLEELDPRVKEMYEGVRDVMKRYRSGKVPKAFKIIPKLRNWEQILFITEPHNWSAAAMFQGARIFSSVLSQAMAQRFYNLVLLPRIRDDLAEYKKLNMHLYNALKRALFKPAAFMKGIILPLLEAGDCTLREAIIFGSVIARNSIPVLHSSACLLKICEMGYTGANSIFIRYFLDKRYALPYRVVDAAVFHFLRFENDKREMPVLWHQSLLTFVQRYKNDISSEQKEALIALLRKQSHPKMTPEIRRELLAATCRDVEMMECDNKTAAVPMEMYTDQDVGYE
- the LOC111686577 gene encoding 40S ribosomal protein S6, encoding MKLNISYPVTGCQKLFEVVDEHKLRVFYEKRMGQVVEADILGDQWKGYMLRIAGGNDKQGFPMKQGVLTHGRVRLLLKKGHSCYRPRRTGERKRKSVRGCIVDANMSVLALVVVKKGEQEVEGLTDVTVPRRLGPKRASKIRKLYNLTKEDDVRRFVVRRPLPAKDGKKATSKAPKIQRLVTPVVLQRKRRRVALKKKRQVASKEAAADYAKLLAQRKKENKAKREEAKRRRSASMRESKSSISSDKK